The DNA segment ATATTTCGACCTGCTAAGTTTAAGATAGAACTATTTCCTCCACTGCCCCCACCATACCCAAGGAAGCTAGCAAATCTGTCTGGCTTTCCATTAAATGAAGCGTTCAATCCCCGTCCGTAACTGAGGTTAGAACTAAGGTTTGAGCTTCCTCCATAGCTAGGACTCAAATTTGGTTCAAAATTCAGTCCCATCCCATAACCAGGGCTCAATGGAGGAAATCCATTCCGACCAACAGTAACTGGACTAAATCTACCTTCCGCTCTAACACCATAACCTCCAACTGAACTAGCATTATAATTCTGCATGTAACCATTAAGGAAGCTATTGACTCTACTCAGACCAAAGTTATATCCACCTAACTGGTTCTGACTTGGCCCCGGAGATGATTCTTTGGGGACAGCCCGTTTGACCTCAACCATTTTTCCATTGAGTTCATGAAATGTTCTCTGCAAGACTTTATCCACAACTTCCTCTGAATCATAAGTTATGAATCCAAAACCGCGTGGCCTCTGAGTATTGTGATCATACATCACAACAACATCTGTAATTGTGCCAAACTGCTCAAAATACCTCTTAAAGTCACTCTCAGTAACTGTAGATGCTAACCCTCCTACAAATATCTTTTTTGTTCGAGCAGGACCAGGTGATCCATGAATGCTAACATTGCTTTTGTTTAGAATGTTACGGTCATCCCTAGGAACTGCCTTCTTTGCCTCAACCTGAAAGAGAAAACCAGGACAGAGAAAGTGGAGTTTAACATAATTCAGTTTAACAACACAAATCCAAGTTTCTCAAGTGGATAAACCCTTTGAATCTTAATGTAGATAGGCATCACCTATAGTTGTTTAACTTTCCCAAATTTTATTTTCCACATCATGGACACCTATACTCTTCACAGTTGAGGAACTTTGAAAAACAATGTATAATATGCTCTTCCACATAATATAGATTGTAATTTTGCAACGCTCTAGGGTTTGCAAAGTCTCTTTGATGCTAAATTATTACCAATGGTCCTTTTGAAAATTAGCAAATTTGCCTTCTTAATGCAATTGTAACAAGAAAGTTTGTACTATTTCTTGGCATTAATCCTTCTGTTCTAAAATAAGCACCGGTTCTCATAAAAAATTATTCTACAACTTAAAGTGAATCCTACAGATGATTTAAACTGCAAAATAAAGCAATTGACATTCAAGATATTGAGGACTCAATGGCCTACTTTTGCCTTAGAAAGAGAAATACATATTGCCAGTGTAGTTCTTACTCAATGGCAATATGTTGCCAAGCAAACCTCACAATGAACTATATATGCTTAAAAAGAAAACGTAAGGAGAAATCGTTTAATAAAGCTAATACAACCTTAAGagaaaacatagtaatatgaatGAATGTCATCAAAATGAATCAGGACAAGAAACTTGCCAGTTCTAAATCATTTATATGATTCATGACATGAAAGGAAACCAATAAAATAGTAAGGTTTCGAATTTATCATGTTATAAGAGAGTTAAAATAAAGGTAGGAACTTACGGTTCTACCATCTATCATATGCTTTTCCATAACAACTCTTTCTGCAATAGCCGGGTCGGCAAACACGACGAACCCGAATCCACGGGCACGACCGGTAGCCCGATCCTTCATTATCACAGCTTCAACAACTTCCCCAAAAGTCTGAAAATATTCTCTAAGACGGTCCTCATTTGTGTCCCAAGAAATCCCACCAATGAAAAGCTTGCCAAGTTCCATTTCCATGCTGAACACAGAAATCCAATCATCTTTTATCATTGTTCAATGGAATTCCAGGCAATCATAAACATACAATCACCTTTGTCTAAACGAAACATAAAAATCAAGTCTTCTCCTAGATCAGTTCAAGTAAAATTCAACTAGAGAAGATAGGAAACATCGGATCTAGAACGAGGCAAggtattcataattttttaaggCAATTCAGAATCCAACATCATGTCTTAAAGAACAATCCACCATAAAAAATTGTAATGCAGATTAAACAAAGGAAACTATACCTTATCAAAATACAGAAAATCAAGCAAAGCTGGGTTATTTATATCAATATAAAGAGATCGGGTGCTGTTGGATTCAATCGAAAAGCATGAGACCAATTACCGATCAACTATCAATCGACCAACAATCCAGGATTCCTAAAAACCAAACCAAAGAAAGACCCAAGCTTCATAAGAAATGAGATAAAAGCGTCAATACCCAGAAATGATATTAGAgcaaataatgaaaaataaataaaaaataaaaaaacaacctTTGCTGgttatgtttttatttagttttaaagagATGATGATATTAaatttacaaaagaaaaaaaaaacccagatgGGAAAAGTAAGAGAATCTAAGATCTGAGAAGAAGCATAATAAGAAGAGAGAGGGCTTAAAAGgccctcctttctttcttttctttttttttttttttttggtttttttctttgtttttgttgcAGCTAATGTCTTTGATACCAATGGGTTGGAACTATATATACATGCGTAAATGAAAGGACTCTGTGCATCAAACAGAGAGAGGCATAGACGTGTGAGTGAAAATCAATTTAGATGAAAatagatattaaaaataaaaattgtaattttttcttttttatatttttaaaaaaaaaattctttttttaaaagagagagaaagagaaaggtTCGGCTATCCGTCTATGTAAGAAAAGCTTTTTACTTAGGAATCCATGAACATGGTGACTTTCTAAATTTGTCTTTCTATTTTGTAACTTCATCATCTATTAatctattttcctttttatttttcttttaatataattaagAATAGATGACGTAAACTTATTCATTTTCCGTACATCTCGATTgatctaattcaattcaaattaaataatagatATTTTTACTTTCGGATCCTTCGATATAAATTTAAACGTAatgatcttaatttttttttttttactaattacACTTTTATCATATATTTCTTCTTAAGATAGACAAATTAGGTGGTCCTAACTAATACGGATATGGTCCATTGATTTAATTGctaaatgtttttatttagttaataatCATGCCATGATTTTTTAAACTATATATAGACACCtctagattttaaaataaataggtaAATTCATGAGTTGGaatattaatttaactctatgcgtttttttaatatatttttaattattaaatgtcttttagaaaaatatataaaataagtgTTACAGACTTAACAAGTTTGATTATGCGTCAAggaatattttctttaaaaggaagattttttattttttttgttaatgtgaGTTTCGcttttaaatccataaacaatttcaaatattattatataatgaaattttgaataaaaatatttttatattaaaaaaaatatttataaaattatatcaacaaataattattaggagagtagaaaaaattttatttgaatttattcgttttatgttcaatttttaaataatatttttacaaatattaaaagataaaaatattattataataatattatttatcttttaaaaaaatagtttaatgttacaaaagaaaatatatatatatgtttagaaaaattaaatcactaatgtatataatttgtattaaatattgtattaattattcaataataaatgtataaatgtaatttattaaaaagataaatggatacttttaaaaaaataaataaatggataattaaactaataataattcATTGATGtggttttaaccaaaaatattatcaaatttattatatcatattataaatTTTCAAGGGTTGAAGATAAAATTTTGAAGTGATGAAATATAATTTAAGGATAATTTATTAACTTATCAATCTGTGCGGATTTGGtcttatattttttagtattttggttaaaattttcattaaatttatttaaaaattaggaaaattataaatttaatccttagtttttgtaatttttgttaattgaatCCTATTTTTTTGTCTTATTCAACCCTCATCTTCTGTTACTAACTCCTTATATGGTAACTCACATTATCGTCTACATCATCAATGCCATGTCATAATAAAGGAAAGttccaaaattacaaaaaattacaaaaatttatttttggtacAACTGTGATTTAAACTTAGATTACCTTCTTAGAGAATGTAAACACCTAATCAATAAATCACAATTTAGATTCAAAATAAATATCATGTAGTAATGAACAATTAtaggaccaaaaaaaaatgatatcaaaGTTTAGTTATTTAACAACAAATTGCAATACTAagattttaggttaaaatatactataaattcttatacttttaaaatttcagaatttaatcattatacttctatttttaataattgtctctttaatttttagattttaaaattaagattcaactattaatagattttattaaagttaaatttattataatgtaattttgtactaaagaaaagagaaaagaaaatgaaattgagCAAGGAATTTAAGAACGAAATGTTGATATCTATAAACCCGATTTGAAGTGTTGACTAACGGTAATTCTAACGTTTGAATCTAAACCACTTTAATTTCCCTCcctttataaataaaacaatggCATTTATAGAAAGTTAGAAAGCAGCAAACACATTCATTTAAAGAGAATGAGATGTCACAAAAACGAGAATAGTGGAGTTTGGAAAATAGTTCAAGTGAAAAATATAATTCTAATTAAAATCGTGGATATCAGCAAACAAAGCATGCTACTGATTTAATCTATAATTTCTTTTCATTATTCTAGAACGTCTTTTTAAATTTctagattttctttaaaaaataaattatatgcttcgtaatttcattaataaattaacattttacaaaaataaaaaaaaactgtcACATGTCACAATCTAATTGGTccgtcaatttattttaatagcCAATATGATTAATCATGGATTCTATTAACGAAATAACttgattgattattttaattaataacaaatatttgaTTAAGtatgaatttattattaaagtttaattattttttttagtgacatatatttttgtaaaaaaatttattcaataacgaataaaattaatttaagaaatttttaccaaataaataaatgtttttggaCACGGATAGCTTTGCATCCaagttttaatattaataataacaatttaaaagaagaaaataaaaaaaggtggGGAGACTGGAGAGAAGTGGTACAAAGACAGAAGAGACTGCTTGCTTGCTTGTGCGCCCCACTCGTCCCATCCAATACTTAACAAACACCTACCATATCCATAATATGGattcatatatttaattttatttttttatgattttgaataatatttagacttaaacattttaattaaaatataaataataaaaaaatttagattttaaaatagatttataaatttaattttaaattttataaaaattacatatatttaaCATCTCTATCCTATAAAGATTGGTGAATTAGAggtgaaatttatttcaattttaattttctcTTATTAATAAAAGTATTGTAGAAGCTCATGTGTTAGAAGATAGATAGTATTTTCccattttcactaaaaaatagacaaattgatTATTATGTGTTACTTTAAAGAGTAAATCGATTGATGATTGAATCTCAGTATTACTGTCAGTGCAAGAAGATGTGGGTTCAAGTGCACTGAAGTGTactatcctcttatttaaggatTAGGAAGAAACTATGCCTAGTTGAAggtattgtatcaaaaaaataaaactaatttactatttaatttaatttacccatttttaggAACAAAAATTGTTAGATAAAAAATTGTAGGTGTATGATtgcttaaaaagaaaaaacttgATAACATATGGTGAGAGTATATCACATGCATGACGTTGCTGTCTTGCAGCACAATTTCATCACTTTCTTTTTCCTAATATCACATTATTACtataatcatatttattattttttaaagtttattattataaatatatattcaaacaattattaatataaaatacagtaaaataaaaaattgaacaataatgtaaatatatttattaaaattttttataaatttatttttaatacacaAAGACCCAAAACTTTGACGTAACATAACATCgttagtataatatatatatatttatatttatatgttttttaaaattaatttaaatgagaataaaaaaataagtacagtaataaatataaaataatgaatcAACTCTTGCTCCTAACTCTTAATTCACATTTCCAACAACCGCCCTTTCCGTAGACTAAGacctttcttattatttttctcaacGTCAGAGTTGTATATGTTTTCGATTTCCACTCTCCCATTGGCCGTAACCAAAATCTCCATCACCATCATCCactcatacatacatacatacatttatcggggattctaaaaaattttggaaatttcttATTAACTCCCAtaacttttttgaaaatttcaattagGCTCTTccaaatattttagaaaattctcattaagctcttcaaaaaaatgaaaattacaatTAAGTCCCCAAATATTGAAGCTGCGTAATGAAGAGGGCAATTGTAGTTTTTTTGTATATGGATTAATTATTTCCTCAAACTCAATCTCTCTGTATTTTTTAGGCTTAAGAGTGTAAaaaacctttaaatttttaaaaaaaacaattaagcccctCTTTTTTTCAGTCAATTGagtacttaaactttcaaaatatattaaaaagtccctcaaacttcttcaaaaaaagcaattaagctccTGCTTGTTTTTCACTCAATTAggtacttaaactttcaaaatacaccaaaaagaccctcaaaattaaaaaaaaaataattaagccccggctcttattaaaaattagaaaaaaattataaataataaaaataataaattttagaaaaattattaaattttaataaaatataaaaaatttaaaatttattaaaaattagaatttttttgtaaaaatcttaaaagataaaaaaa comes from the Gossypium hirsutum isolate 1008001.06 chromosome A06, Gossypium_hirsutum_v2.1, whole genome shotgun sequence genome and includes:
- the LOC107962067 gene encoding heterogeneous nuclear ribonucleoprotein 1, whose protein sequence is MEMELGKLFIGGISWDTNEDRLREYFQTFGEVVEAVIMKDRATGRARGFGFVVFADPAIAERVVMEKHMIDGRTVEAKKAVPRDDRNILNKSNVSIHGSPGPARTKKIFVGGLASTVTESDFKRYFEQFGTITDVVVMYDHNTQRPRGFGFITYDSEEVVDKVLQRTFHELNGKMVEVKRAVPKESSPGPSQNQLGGYNFGLSRVNSFLNGYMQNYNASSVGGYGVRAEGRFSPVTVGRNGFPPLSPGYGMGLNFEPNLSPSYGGSSNLSSNLSYGRGLNASFNGKPDRFASFLGYGGGSGGNSSILNLAGRNMWGNGGLNHATNSNSSPIVGSGSGNSGVNSFGSIGALWDSSPTSGQGGAAFAYNSGNLRYGSGDIVVGSGGMGYDRNSAAGVAQISSQGASNGGYNGAYADIDENGSFYGDSTWLPSPLDLQRSSSFGFGPGNSTSDVRSNSSTGYIGGYGVPNMQSDRGIAA